A genomic segment from Tuwongella immobilis encodes:
- a CDS encoding sensor histidine kinase, whose amino-acid sequence MPVSHPMDVAVRVRPLVPTLASIVTLTQPITETTWSRLRHDPALGLLLAEFAPSSPRFDAATLRRPELIDRISATLAAPDAGWIDWSAPLWERKLLALWHFATQADAIAARCAVAIDRDALWLAAMVAPVGWLLNAADHPSPTANWTDDASDSARRYAHMHHWPDWLLAAATHLALPWAVAVDLGADPHIHAILQLASVDPEIHAHWPLVPMDSDLAEARNSLGLTPDDLRHLPAATPAANWSCDDPRRASLIQPLLDVCLRERRAAIEPKLAQLESELDRLRASFRRQISSEQSRLRDAKIAAMAEFSAGASHEINNPLAVISGQAQLMLSLEEEPSVIKGLECILRQTHRIHSILSELMQFARPPQPKRIRLDIRAILREAIYQLQDLQEKKQLTIELDEPDEPIPLIGDARQMMTMLTGLLRNAEQAAPVKGWVRIRLEIPTGNQLAIHIEDNGPGVPADIRDHLFDPFFSGRNAGRGRGLGLPTAWRLARQHGGSVEHAPATTGPTRFTLRLPLNEPEADAESRERRSA is encoded by the coding sequence GTGCCAGTCTCCCACCCCATGGATGTTGCGGTTCGAGTCCGCCCACTTGTGCCGACGCTTGCCAGCATCGTCACTCTGACTCAACCCATCACCGAAACCACGTGGTCCCGACTTCGCCACGATCCGGCACTCGGCCTCCTCTTGGCCGAGTTCGCCCCATCGTCGCCTCGATTCGACGCGGCAACTCTCCGCCGCCCGGAACTCATCGACCGAATCTCCGCCACACTCGCCGCCCCAGACGCCGGTTGGATCGATTGGTCTGCCCCGCTCTGGGAACGCAAGTTGTTGGCATTATGGCACTTCGCCACGCAAGCCGATGCCATTGCCGCCCGCTGTGCCGTCGCCATCGATCGGGATGCACTCTGGCTCGCCGCCATGGTCGCCCCCGTGGGTTGGCTTTTGAACGCGGCGGATCATCCGTCCCCGACAGCGAATTGGACCGATGACGCCAGCGATTCCGCCCGGCGATACGCTCACATGCATCATTGGCCGGATTGGTTGCTGGCCGCCGCCACGCACCTGGCGCTCCCCTGGGCAGTGGCCGTCGATTTGGGGGCTGATCCGCACATTCATGCGATTTTACAACTGGCTTCGGTCGATCCCGAGATTCACGCCCATTGGCCGCTGGTGCCGATGGATAGCGACCTCGCGGAAGCACGGAATTCGCTCGGTTTGACGCCGGACGATTTGCGGCATCTCCCCGCCGCAACGCCTGCTGCGAATTGGAGTTGCGACGATCCACGCCGGGCATCGCTCATTCAGCCGCTGTTGGATGTCTGCCTGCGGGAACGCCGCGCGGCCATTGAGCCGAAACTGGCCCAACTGGAAAGCGAACTCGATCGGCTGCGGGCGAGTTTTCGTCGGCAGATCAGCAGCGAGCAATCGCGACTGCGGGATGCCAAAATTGCCGCCATGGCCGAATTCTCCGCCGGGGCCAGTCACGAAATCAACAATCCGCTCGCGGTGATCAGCGGGCAAGCGCAGTTGATGCTGTCGCTGGAAGAAGAACCCAGCGTCATCAAAGGCTTGGAATGTATTCTCCGACAGACGCACCGAATTCATAGCATTCTCTCGGAGTTGATGCAGTTCGCCCGCCCGCCTCAGCCCAAGCGCATTCGTCTGGACATTCGGGCGATTCTGCGGGAAGCCATCTATCAACTGCAAGACCTGCAAGAAAAGAAGCAGCTCACCATCGAACTCGATGAGCCAGATGAACCGATCCCGCTGATCGGGGATGCTCGACAAATGATGACCATGTTGACCGGATTACTCCGCAATGCCGAGCAGGCCGCCCCCGTCAAGGGGTGGGTGCGCATTCGCCTGGAGATTCCGACCGGCAATCAACTGGCCATCCATATTGAAGACAACGGCCCGGGAGTGCCCGCCGACATTCGCGATCACTTATTCGATCCATTTTTCTCGGGTCGTAACGCCGGACGGGGTCGAGGGTTGGGATTACCCACGGCATGGCGATTGGCTCGGCAGCACGGCGGAAGCGTCGAGCATGCCCCCGCCACAACCGGCCCCACGCGATTCACACTCCGATTGCCGTTGAACGAACCGGAAGCCGATGCCGAATCTCGGGAACGACGAAGCGCATAA
- a CDS encoding Kdo hydroxylase family protein — MHGDKMLSERLESAELVHWPDCPFPLPSESEQSLLRQQALAHRTTAAVEYHPASDRITGLRSRQDADAVAGILRRFQNGILQCLSAMLPEYAAGWEVGPTCLHPEEEAIRSLGFQHRKDLLHFEQAQHEFSQGRRLLRVLVNLHPTESRVWATSEPFAELLARYQRENRLSDRSIEQWCQSAGWPRLWGAAQRGESAYDRFTKKLDHFLKTDDAFQDRARRRYWHFEPRSAWMVFADALATAELRGQYALEQTLFIPLESLRCPELAPVSMLARESAPARRLAG; from the coding sequence ATGCACGGCGACAAGATGCTATCGGAACGCTTGGAATCCGCAGAATTGGTCCATTGGCCAGACTGCCCATTTCCACTTCCATCGGAATCCGAACAATCGTTGTTGCGTCAACAAGCCTTGGCGCATCGCACGACGGCAGCCGTGGAATACCACCCCGCCAGCGATCGAATCACCGGCCTGCGTTCGCGGCAAGACGCCGACGCCGTCGCTGGGATTCTCCGACGCTTCCAGAATGGGATTCTGCAATGCCTCTCAGCAATGCTGCCCGAATATGCGGCAGGCTGGGAAGTTGGGCCAACCTGCCTGCACCCGGAAGAAGAAGCGATTCGGTCGCTGGGGTTCCAGCATCGCAAGGATCTGCTGCATTTCGAGCAAGCGCAGCACGAATTCTCGCAGGGTCGGCGACTGCTGCGGGTGTTGGTGAATCTTCACCCCACGGAATCGCGCGTTTGGGCGACCTCGGAACCGTTCGCCGAATTACTTGCCCGATATCAGCGTGAGAATCGCCTGAGCGATCGCTCGATCGAGCAATGGTGTCAATCGGCGGGCTGGCCACGCTTGTGGGGAGCGGCCCAACGCGGCGAATCTGCGTATGATCGCTTCACCAAAAAGCTGGATCACTTTCTGAAGACAGACGATGCCTTTCAGGATCGCGCCCGACGCCGCTACTGGCATTTCGAGCCGCGATCGGCGTGGATGGTGTTTGCGGATGCCCTGGCGACGGCCGAATTGCGGGGGCAATACGCTCTTGAACAAACGCTATTCATTCCGTTGGAATCGCTTCGCTGCCCGGAATTGGCTCCCGTCTCGATGCTCGCGCGCGAGTCGGCACCGGCCCGACGACTCGCGGGGTAA
- a CDS encoding DUF1573 domain-containing protein — MIRQMMAACLVLASTGMLSASEMETWFSERVKDFGTVPKGPVLTHYFRITNPTNQPIQIGGVRVSCGCVSASATQNTIPPGQSAAILAQMDTRRYSRPVTIFVTFLAPRMEEVTLQVMANTRLDLVMNPEVLTFSQMTHGREAQARVRVSVYGDPAFRILKATSESTLLSVEAKAAAGQSSETAFDVVATASAQVPVGRWFADVNLETTTMGKIRVPVSIEVLPSLSAAPSNLTLGSMSMGQSTEQRVILKGPEPFKVLQITGVDDQVKVTKSGDEARPVQVLTISVTPKKSGLIDRTIRIETDLKGDKVVEIPVRAEVSPNP; from the coding sequence ATGATACGGCAGATGATGGCGGCTTGCCTGGTTCTGGCTAGCACCGGAATGTTGTCGGCAAGCGAGATGGAAACTTGGTTTTCGGAACGGGTCAAGGATTTTGGCACGGTTCCCAAGGGACCGGTGCTCACTCATTATTTCCGAATTACCAACCCCACCAACCAACCCATTCAGATCGGCGGCGTGCGTGTCTCGTGCGGATGCGTTTCGGCTTCCGCGACGCAGAACACCATTCCTCCTGGGCAATCGGCTGCGATCCTCGCCCAGATGGACACGCGTCGCTACTCGCGTCCTGTCACGATCTTCGTGACCTTCCTGGCACCGCGCATGGAAGAAGTGACGCTGCAAGTGATGGCCAACACGCGTCTGGACTTGGTGATGAACCCAGAAGTGTTGACGTTCTCTCAGATGACGCATGGCCGAGAAGCGCAAGCCCGCGTTCGCGTGTCGGTCTATGGCGATCCTGCGTTCCGCATCCTGAAAGCCACCAGCGAAAGCACGCTGTTGTCGGTGGAAGCCAAGGCTGCTGCGGGTCAATCGTCGGAAACCGCGTTCGATGTCGTGGCGACTGCGAGCGCCCAAGTGCCGGTGGGACGATGGTTTGCGGATGTGAATCTGGAAACCACCACAATGGGCAAGATTCGCGTTCCGGTGTCGATCGAAGTGCTCCCCTCGCTGTCTGCTGCCCCCAGCAATCTGACGCTCGGCAGCATGAGCATGGGACAATCGACCGAACAGCGTGTCATCCTGAAAGGCCCCGAGCCGTTCAAGGTGCTGCAAATCACGGGCGTTGACGATCAAGTGAAGGTCACCAAGTCCGGAGATGAAGCCCGCCCCGTGCAGGTGCTGACCATCTCGGTGACTCCCAAGAAGTCCGGTCTGATTGATCGCACGATCCGAATCGAAACCGACCTGAAGGGCGACAAAGTGGTGGAAATTCCCGTTCGTGCGGAAGTTTCTCCCAATCCGTAA
- a CDS encoding STM4011 family radical SAM protein: MNLAMLYRGSLASCNYACDYCPFAKRVDPPEALRQDRQQLERFVDWIAHRATIAPEDRYSVLVTPWGEALVRWWYADALARLSHLPNVTKSAIQTNLSGKLDWLPSANVAKLGLWCTYHPNEVTRERFLQQCQRLLDAGVPFSVGVVGLKEHADEIAALRAALPKSVYLWINAYKRTPDYTDSELLERFTAIDPLFPINTVRHRSQGHACRTGDSVISVDGDGTMRRCHFVREPIGNLYDADFADALRPRLCENATCGCHIGYVHLERLGLNRVFGSGVLERIPRGNVDGSEQFPGGHFDANLLSCPELSRNG; the protein is encoded by the coding sequence TTGAATCTGGCGATGCTCTATCGTGGCTCGCTGGCCAGTTGCAACTACGCCTGCGACTATTGCCCGTTTGCCAAGCGCGTCGATCCGCCCGAGGCGTTGCGACAAGATCGACAACAGTTGGAGCGTTTCGTCGATTGGATTGCCCATCGTGCAACGATTGCGCCAGAGGATCGCTATTCCGTCTTGGTGACGCCGTGGGGCGAGGCGCTGGTGCGGTGGTGGTATGCCGATGCACTGGCCCGGCTGAGTCATCTGCCGAATGTCACCAAATCGGCCATTCAAACGAATCTTTCCGGCAAACTGGATTGGCTTCCGAGCGCGAATGTCGCCAAGTTGGGGCTGTGGTGCACCTATCACCCCAACGAAGTCACCCGCGAGCGATTCTTGCAGCAATGTCAACGGCTGCTGGATGCCGGAGTTCCGTTCTCCGTGGGCGTGGTCGGTCTGAAGGAGCATGCCGACGAGATTGCCGCGCTGCGGGCCGCACTGCCGAAATCGGTGTATTTGTGGATCAATGCCTACAAACGGACGCCCGATTATACTGATTCCGAATTGCTCGAACGATTCACGGCGATTGATCCGCTGTTTCCCATCAATACGGTTCGGCATCGATCGCAGGGGCATGCGTGTCGCACGGGGGACTCGGTGATCAGTGTCGATGGGGATGGCACGATGCGCCGCTGCCATTTTGTTCGGGAGCCGATTGGGAATTTGTACGATGCCGATTTTGCCGATGCGCTGCGTCCGCGTCTCTGCGAGAACGCAACCTGTGGTTGTCACATTGGTTATGTGCATTTGGAGCGGCTCGGATTGAATCGGGTATTCGGATCAGGCGTATTGGAACGCATCCCGCGCGGAAATGTGGACGGTTCTGAACAATTCCCAGGCGGACATTTTGACGCAAATCTCTTATCTTGTCCTGAACTCTCCAGAAACGGGTAA
- a CDS encoding STM4013/SEN3800 family hydrolase: protein MDGTPFTREQLRSHDLIWITLDTLRYDVAQSEWQAGRTPFLQSKLPSTGWEARHSPGSFTYAAHQAFFAGFLPTPIPPGRHPRRFALAFAGSETTGPDTLVFETESLIAGFRQAGYTSICIGGVGFFNQQTPLGRILPNYFDEAHWSPNLGVTDPESTRNQVDLALERASALPRDQRMLLFLNCSAIHQPNRFYLPNATDDTLESHAAALRYVDGQLQRLFAGLAERAPLFALVHSDHGTAYGEDGYTGHRLAHPVVWTVPYAEFWQPQRKEAA from the coding sequence ATGGATGGCACCCCGTTTACCCGCGAACAGTTGCGCTCGCATGATCTGATTTGGATCACGCTGGATACGCTGCGTTACGATGTGGCACAATCCGAATGGCAAGCCGGTCGCACGCCATTTCTGCAATCGAAACTCCCATCCACGGGATGGGAAGCGCGACACTCGCCGGGCAGCTTCACCTACGCCGCGCATCAGGCATTCTTTGCCGGATTTCTGCCGACGCCGATTCCGCCAGGCCGACACCCGCGACGATTCGCACTCGCATTTGCCGGCAGCGAAACCACCGGCCCCGATACGTTGGTGTTCGAGACCGAATCGCTCATCGCCGGATTCCGCCAGGCGGGATACACCAGCATCTGCATCGGCGGCGTCGGATTTTTCAACCAGCAGACACCCCTTGGCCGCATTCTCCCCAACTATTTCGATGAAGCGCATTGGTCCCCGAATCTGGGGGTGACCGATCCGGAATCGACGCGGAACCAGGTCGATCTCGCGTTGGAGCGAGCGTCGGCACTCCCCCGCGATCAGCGAATGCTGTTGTTTCTGAATTGCTCCGCGATTCATCAGCCAAATCGGTTCTATCTGCCGAATGCCACAGATGATACGCTCGAATCGCACGCGGCGGCATTGCGCTATGTCGATGGTCAACTGCAACGATTATTCGCAGGATTGGCCGAGCGTGCCCCGTTGTTCGCACTCGTGCATTCCGATCACGGCACCGCCTATGGCGAGGACGGCTACACCGGGCACCGATTGGCCCATCCGGTGGTATGGACGGTTCCGTATGCCGAATTCTGGCAACCGCAGCGGAAGGAGGCCGCATGA
- a CDS encoding STM4012 family radical SAM protein, translating into MNPIPTLSDLTARLSRTPYQGYVYAYPHKTAYRPLTPPRSLASVWSEQPQDSLFLYVHIPFCGMRCGFCNLFTQANPVDSLVTLYRDALDRQMLRTRAALPDARFARLAIGGGTPTYLDLPDLIGLFERMRTIFGVDPRQIPTGIEVSPETVTPEKLAFLREIGVQRISMGVQSFRENETKHAGRPQKLATVHTAIEAITAQRFPIRNLDLIYGMPEQTLDTWDDSLRQTLAIRPEEIYLYPLYVRPLTGLGKSDREWDDIRIACYRHAVGVLTNAGYRQVSMRMFRLAELPHDSGPDYCCQRDGMLGLGCGARSYTAGLHYSGEYAVGSQSVRSILRDYVARSDADFDRVDFGVELDAVEQRRRWLLQSLLVAEGMSREFYRQRFSSDALDDFPELWELPESGLASITDLHITLTALGLERSDTIGPWLFSPAMRQRMEAYQWR; encoded by the coding sequence ATGAATCCGATCCCCACGCTCAGCGATTTAACCGCGCGATTGAGCCGAACTCCCTATCAGGGCTACGTTTACGCCTATCCGCACAAGACTGCGTACCGCCCGCTCACCCCGCCACGATCGCTGGCATCGGTCTGGAGCGAGCAACCGCAAGATTCGCTGTTTCTATACGTCCACATTCCGTTTTGCGGAATGCGCTGTGGATTCTGCAACCTGTTCACGCAGGCCAATCCGGTCGATTCGCTGGTGACGCTCTATCGGGATGCGCTCGATCGGCAGATGCTCCGCACCCGAGCCGCCCTGCCCGATGCCCGCTTCGCGCGGCTGGCCATCGGCGGCGGCACCCCGACCTACCTCGACTTGCCGGACCTGATCGGCCTGTTCGAGCGAATGCGGACGATTTTCGGCGTCGATCCGCGGCAGATTCCAACGGGGATCGAAGTTTCCCCGGAGACGGTGACACCCGAGAAACTCGCGTTCCTGCGGGAAATCGGCGTGCAGCGCATTAGCATGGGCGTGCAATCATTCCGGGAGAATGAGACAAAGCACGCCGGGCGACCGCAGAAGTTGGCCACCGTGCATACCGCGATCGAAGCCATTACCGCACAACGCTTTCCGATTCGCAATCTCGATCTGATTTACGGCATGCCCGAACAGACGCTTGATACGTGGGATGATTCGCTGCGGCAAACCCTGGCGATTCGCCCCGAGGAGATTTATCTCTATCCGTTGTATGTTCGTCCGCTCACCGGATTGGGCAAATCCGATCGCGAATGGGACGATATTCGCATCGCCTGCTATCGGCACGCGGTCGGGGTGTTGACCAATGCGGGCTATCGGCAAGTGTCGATGCGAATGTTCCGACTGGCGGAATTACCGCACGATTCCGGGCCAGATTACTGCTGCCAGCGCGATGGCATGCTGGGATTGGGCTGCGGCGCGCGTTCCTACACGGCTGGCTTGCACTATTCCGGCGAATATGCGGTCGGGTCGCAATCGGTGCGGTCGATTCTCCGCGATTATGTCGCCCGCAGCGATGCCGACTTCGACCGCGTCGATTTTGGCGTGGAGTTGGATGCCGTCGAACAGCGGCGACGCTGGCTGCTGCAATCGCTGCTCGTCGCCGAGGGGATGTCTCGGGAATTCTATCGGCAGCGATTCAGCAGCGACGCCCTGGACGATTTCCCCGAATTGTGGGAACTCCCCGAATCGGGATTGGCGAGCATCACCGATTTGCACATCACGTTGACAGCATTGGGGTTAGAACGATCGGATACGATTGGGCCGTGGCTGTTTTCCCCGGCGATGCGGCAGCGCATGGAGGCGTATCAATGGCGTTGA
- a CDS encoding ComF family protein, which translates to MAQPHWQSWVREWVDLVYPSLCAACDTRLLPTQSDFCPSCLAQLIDDPSETCPKCAASIGAFTDTRDGCPYCRGEKFPFRSTVRMNTYEPPLQPLILAMKQPGGYRLVESLARLWVEQVAPKLSHQQIDGIIPLPIHFWRRMMRGFNTTDRLAARLGERLERPVWRNVLRRSRWTPRQAGLEPSQRRSNVQNSFQIAQSTPIRGKRILLVDDVLTTGSTLAEAARVLLAGGAAEVHLAVVARGGMKPRARLRPSADSADSSS; encoded by the coding sequence ATGGCGCAACCCCATTGGCAATCGTGGGTTCGGGAGTGGGTGGATCTGGTGTATCCCTCACTTTGCGCGGCCTGCGATACCCGATTGTTGCCGACGCAATCGGATTTCTGCCCGTCTTGCTTGGCGCAACTCATCGACGATCCCAGTGAAACCTGCCCGAAGTGTGCCGCCAGTATTGGTGCGTTCACCGATACGCGTGATGGCTGTCCGTATTGTCGGGGGGAGAAATTCCCCTTTCGTTCGACCGTGCGAATGAACACCTACGAGCCGCCGCTGCAACCGCTGATATTGGCGATGAAGCAGCCGGGTGGCTATCGTCTGGTGGAATCGCTGGCCCGACTCTGGGTCGAACAGGTGGCCCCCAAACTGTCTCATCAGCAGATTGATGGGATTATTCCACTTCCGATCCATTTTTGGCGTCGGATGATGCGCGGGTTCAACACGACGGATCGGTTGGCCGCTCGGCTGGGGGAACGGCTTGAGCGTCCCGTCTGGCGGAACGTGCTGCGTCGCAGTCGCTGGACACCTCGGCAAGCCGGACTGGAGCCAAGCCAGCGGCGGAGCAATGTGCAAAATTCCTTTCAAATTGCCCAATCGACGCCGATTCGCGGCAAACGCATTCTGCTGGTGGATGATGTGCTGACCACCGGAAGCACGCTGGCGGAAGCCGCGCGGGTGCTGCTTGCCGGCGGGGCAGCCGAGGTGCATTTGGCCGTTGTGGCGCGCGGTGGGATGAAGCCGCGAGCCCGATTGCGACCTTCCGCCGATTCTGCGGATTCTTCCAGTTGA